AAAACTAATTGGCGGTAAGTAGAATGACCAAATTAAagtctcttatatattattcaaatctATTACATATTTTCAATATAGAATCTTCTCTCCAACACATTCTTTTAAGATAATGATACATATGATCATAAATCTCGCAGAATTTATCGTACCGCTCTAAGATAATGCTCTTTTTCTAGCTATCTCGAAGAAATTAAGTCTTTCTTGTGCCATTAATTTATGGGATGCTTGAACCATTTTCCGGGTCAGATTAAAAGGTCATGCCGTggacccgctctgataccatgataagttttttggatttttaatttaaaactaattggcGGTAAATGGAATAACATAACttctttatatattactcaaatcGGTTACCTATTTTTAAtgtgggatcttctctccaacaaATGCCTTGAAAAATAATAAGACAACAATCAACATTTACTTaatttagaatatattaaaaatttacagACTATATGATTTATTTAGATTTCGATCTAAGATCAGAAGAATAAAAggcaaatataatatataaatacagtACTATATATTATGATGTTGTCTATGATGTTGCATGATGTAACGAGCCGAGGATGTTGACTTTTTgtgtaatattattttgtatttacaaaaaaaattctgtgAAAATAGGTGATGCCATATGATAACGATGACTGGAACATTAACTAGGATTCTTCAATTTGTAGTGGTCCAGTGGTATGGTCATTCTGCATTCCTGCTTGATTGTCGGATTCTATTATTTATATACAGTTTTGGATACGATTTATCAAGGCGTACCTTACCTAATGTTGCATATATAGCCcggtttaattaattaaaaagcttcatgttcttatatatgtattttttttttcaaacgttTGATATTTTATCGGGCTGGTTAGAAATTAGATCaaatcaaaagagaaaaatgTCAAGTATGTTAATACGCCCATTACATGATACATCTTCGAATTCGATAGATTTCGACCATGCTGCTTGCATGTTACTGAAATAGATTTGTAGGAATTAAATATTTTCCTAATTCTAGCTTTCAAGAAATCGAAATTAAAAAGCCAACCCGAAAACTACTTGTGGTCCAGTGGAATGTTATAATATCTTTGCTTACCaaaatttatggtttattcgggAAAATTTGATTAACACTCCGATACAGTTTTCAACTCAGGAAGCTTTTGATGCCAAATTTATTAAGATGGATGTTTTCTTAATTAGAAAAAGAGAGATGCTAAaagaaatatcatatatatactattaaagcagaatccctACTAGGATTCTGCCATTAGTTTTTGAGTTATTTACAATGAAATGCCATTACtatattaattagtataaataaataaataacctaAAATCTAGCTTAAAGAAAgatttaatcaatatatttaaatgtCACCAACCGTAAATAAATCAATGATCATATCTTTGGCCATTAATGACCTGATTCTACCGAATCTATAGTTGTTACTATAAACGAGGATTTCATAACAATACATAGGTATGAATATTTTTGATGTTCATTATTATTGAATGAATATGTTTGGGCActaacatctaaaataattatatcctcatattcttatttaaaaatgattatagcacaaaattttaaattatttaaaaaatgattaaaacacgtttatattatataatatgtcAGCAAACCCGGTATATATAGATGCATATATTTGGtattgatttttgttaaaaacgGTTTCTATATAAACccaaataaacatttaaatattctaggagaaaaactaaaaatataatcttatattattattaaataaataaaacacataATCTTATATATCTTAATCAGGATCCGTTTGGTTTTGATTTGAGTCTATTCGGATTTCAGATTTTTAGGCTTATAGATTTAAACCCTATTCTAAACATtacgggtttggtttgggtatccatttaaattatgtaaacaattgaaaaattaaaatgtacCTTAAATTCTAAAAACCCGAAActgaaataatataaaacatataaatttaaataatgtaaaagtaaatatataaaattaaaataaaactggATTTATTTGGAAATTATGATGGAAAACAAGTTTTTAGATATTTCCGGTGTTTTGAGCATTTTATGGTTCCCGAAATATTTTGTTCGAGTCGGGTTTGAATCTGGTTCTTCCTATATTAAATTGTATACCCAATCATGtattaatcaattttggtttaAGTTCGGTACTACTCTTCGGATCGGGTTTGATTCAGTTCTTTGGGTCCTGATATGTTGCCTAGCTCTATcatttatgacaaaaaaaattataaaaataaaatttgaccaAAGCAAGACATAGACGATGTATTACTCCGTTtcagtttttaacttttaaaataatctaaaacaaATGAGAGACATGCCAACGCTTATttaaggaacggagggagtacttaAGTAAAATTTACAACAAAAATCATAACATCGATATCATTTTTTCTTTggttaaatataataatacaatTTAGACCTTCAACATTATATATTACTTTTCTATAATTTCAATATAGTTTTATTACGTTATCATTATTTTCAGTtttagtaactttttttttttgtaacttcagtTTTAGTAACTTGGTTTAGAAAACTTGTTTGCAACATGTCATTTTCGTTCTTATGTGTATTTGTAATATGATTCTTGACTTCGCTTAATTTCTTGTTTAATAAGAGGCGAATAACTTATCTCACTTTGTAATGTGATATTGTATCTAGAGACAATTTTCTTTATGAATTAGAGCTGagatccggatatcggttcggttttggttcggtttttctcggttttcggtatttcggttagtaaaatataactaccattctaaatccatatttactttggttcggttcagtttatataccgtcggttttcggtttattcagttttataccaaaaaacataattattttgtttgagatcatattatatgaattttagagtcatattgtcaacatcgtcatttattaaaaatatattacatgttcaaataaatgaacaaaaaagtaaaaatgtttctaccatcaaataaaataatcaaatctataactaaaatcaaagcttgaaattttaaaaataaaaatatgaaacaaaacagaaacatgaaagaaaagtttttccactcttccatatttagtgttcattaaagtcatgctttttcaattgaaaattttccattaattattgtccatcaaatttataatcttcatattaatttagtgaacactaaaataaagcaaaaagatcaaaataagacttaaaaaattagatgtctgaattgcgatgtattgttatttagttatagttcaagtgatttacaaattaagttttttaattactataaaattatggtaatagttattaacacaaatttaacttatgtaacaaatagattttcatgtattgttataaaatagatacatatttacatgtttatatttttaatcggttttgttcggtttattcggtttaatcggttatataccaaactatatccaaatcctacggtttttataaaattatatccattcggtttatatggtatataccaaaaccaaaccatattatctattttggttcggtttggtacggttcggttttaccatattgaacagccctaccCTAGATGCATCAATGCATCATCTCCGGGGAAACAGCTTAGGCGTAAAcaaaacattgaaaaagatgatgaaaaatattatcGATAAACTATAACAATAATTTATAGTttctattcatatatatatgagatcAAGGGGTGGCCGGGTGACTCTGTAATTctttaacttattaaaaaaaaatatagcaaCAAGACAATCATTATATATGACGAAAAACTACGTAACCATATTAAATAGCCAGAGACTAATGATGATGTACCACCAACGgatatatatgaaaacataagATTCATCGCAATATATAGAGCTATATAGATTTGCCATTTTAGCGacaagtaaatattataatttgtcGCCATTAGAGCATGTACAACGCGGGTTGTTAGTCAATCCTTAAGTGTAATCCTTAGCTTTTGGTGattaaataaacattaaaaatatcgATTAAGCTAAGGATGAATCCTAAATTAAGGATTAAAAGGAGGGAGTCCGTAATGCGCTGGCGTTACGTGAGTGGCTGGAGTCACGTTTGTGTTTGGTGGGGTGAGTGAAAAAAAAACGCGAAGAAAATCATTTGTTCGacccaaggaaaaaaaaaaccagagcCGTGACGGAGGCGATAGAGGGGCGAATCGTGATCGTCGTTGTGGAAGGTAAATCCGCCGTCTCTTTCAGTTAATTTTCCTTCTGGGCTTGATGCATGTTAATTTCATCGGTTGAAAGGGTTCGATTGTGGGGTTTAAATAGAATTAGGGTTTGAAATGGGATTGGGTATTTCaatcgaattagggtttttgtctgggtttgtaattttcttcttttcgaGGCGATGTTGTGTTGTTATTGACGCGATTACGGGTTCTGGATTGAGTAAATGGGATTGGGGATTTTATTCGAAATAGGGTTTTTTTCTGCGTTTGCTAATTTGTTCTTTTAGATACGATTGTTTGTTGTTCTCGTCGGGAATGAAATCGAAATAGGGTTTTGTTCTTGATTGAAATCGTATAATGGTTTTCTTGTCGGTTCACACTCGATGAAAGGTTTGACGCTGGATTTGTTTTCGTTGCAGGTACAGAAATGGAGGAAGAACTTCGAGATATGAAAGCACACAAAGCGTACATCAGCATGGTTGATTTCGTTGCAGAAGCGCAACAGGGCATTCCCAAACTGTGCCCTTGTGGCTCAATCACGAAGGAAACCGTTGATGAAGAGGACACTTACGACTACCTCCCTGGGAAAAGATACTTCATATGCAAAGACTTCGAGGTCAGTACTTTTCTTTCTATCTCATTTATTTATATGCGATTCTTGTTCTTCCttatttgtttgttgtttgaCCAATTTCCACTATTTTGTTTGGCAGAATGACGGCCTTCATTTCAGGCAACCATGGGTTACGGGTGTGACAGAAGAGGTTGAGAGGCTGAAGCTACGGGTTCACGAGCATGAGAAGCTTCTCAGAGAGTGTGAGGCACTTAAGGTGAGCTTCAATTGTCAGTTTCATAATAAATTTAGTTGTTTGTACACATTTCTAAACCATTGTTTGTGTTACCTGTTCTCTGTACAGGCACAGGTTGCAATGCTGGTAAAGCGGGTGACAGAACTTGAGTTACTGCACTGAGGTTAGTCTAACTGAACTTTATTAGTTACTATATAACTCGCTAGTTACTAGTTTTAGTTGTTACAATAGAAACGGATAGGACATGCACCTGTTTAGTTAGAAATCTTTACACGTTGCGTTAATGAACTTGTAGAGTGTGTAGTTATAAATGCTTAGGTTAACGaccattaaattttttatagctGTTGTGATAGGACAGTTTTCTACTTGTATTGAATGTATAATCCCTTATTTAATCTTACTAGTTTCTAGTAGAGAATCACACAGTTTTATTCATACTCTTTACAAACTCCTAAATGGAAAGCTCCTCTAGTTTTGTTAACCTGTTAACGAGTCAAGGGTCAGTTGACCTTGACTCATTAGAAACTCCTTTTGTTAGTACCCAACCTCCGCAAGAGCCAAGTGTGAAAGAGAGGAGGAAGTGGACTGTCAAGGACGATTTAGTCCTCATTGGGGCTTGGCTCAACACCAGCAAAGATTCAATAGTCAGTAACGAACAGAAAGGCGCTGCCTTCTGGAAGAGGATTGTAGAGTATTACAACTCCAGTCCTCTACTCGTTGGGCTGGTGCCTAGAGAACTAGGGCAATGCAAGCAAAGATGGGCCAGGATCAATGATCTGGTCTGTAAGTTTGCTGGCTGCTACGACACGGCCTTGAGGGAACAGAGAAGCGGGCAAAACGACAATGACGTGATGAAGGCTGCGTTGGATATCTTCAACAGTGACCACAACATGAAGTTCAACTTAGAACATGCGTGGAGGGAGCTTAGGCACGATGTGAAATGGTGTTCTACGTATATGGAGAAGGACAAGGATAAGCGCAAGGCAACTCCAGTGCCAGAGCCAGAAGAAAGACCGGTGGGGGTTAAGGCTGCTAAGGCTGCGGGTAAGAGGCACAGAACTGGAAAAGATGAAGAGTTAAGCAAGCTAGAAGGACTTATGGAGCTGAAAAAGCAAATCTCTAAGCAAAGTTTGCTAGAGAGTTTGCTAACCAAACCAGAGCCACTCAATGAGATGGAATTGGCCCTGAAAACGAAACTGTTGTCTGAATTATTGTCATGAGTGATGGTTTGTTAGTGGTAGTTATGTTTCCATTACAATGTTTGCGTTTTGTCTACTTTACTTACTCATCTCAAATGCTTTGTTTCAGGTGAAGTACAAGACATGTGCCACATGAAGACAAATGATGCTGTTTCAGTCACGGGTGTTTCTTTTTTCCTTGCGCATGTGAACCATTTCAGAGGTTCACGGGTTGTATGTTTTCCTTGCggctttcatttgtttttttataaccaTGTCACGGATTCTATGTAAGGCAGAGTGTAACTTTTCGTGCCTTTATAAGGCAGTGTGTAATGTTTCATTTCTTGTACTCTAAACTCCATCTATCAAACGTACGTTTAAGAATTCTCAACATTGTCTTTTGATGATCAACATTTCTTGTACTCTAAACTCCATCTATCAAAGGTAGTTTTCTTCTGCCGCTATCCATCTCGTCTCAGGTTCTAACCTTTCACGGTGCATAATTTTTTGCACTAAACTCTGCAAACTCGCCGGTAATCGTAATTCCTCTTCCTTTCTTACGCATCTCCGCGTCTCTTAGTTAGTGATCCGATaaagtttgaatatttttctcGAGCTCATGAGATTCTTGTGATCCacgttttagggtttcaataaTATTTCCTGGTAAATATACATGTGATCATACATATTAAAGTCTTAATTTGTTCACTTACTTAGACCTCTGAATATGATTTCTAAAGGAACATTTTGTTAAAGCAAAGATAAGTAAATTTATAACTATATTTGATTCTTTTTATTTCAAACTATAGTTTACGTTTACAAAGAAAAGTAAATATTATTCTTTAGGttgaaactatattttattctttttatttcaaACTATAGTTTACGAATCatgatcatttttttaaaacgaaatatagGCAAATATGGGAGATGAAGTGGATCGCAGATTAAATGCGGCTTTAGATGAAGCAGTCGATGAATATTTGGAAGATACATACAACGACATCGTAaagaagcaaaaaaagaaagagagaaaacgTGCATATGTCGAAAGAAACCGCGAAGAGGGCCATTCCCGTCTATGGAATGACTACTTCAGTGAAAATCCAACATTTCCGCCTCATTTATTCAGACGCCGTTTCCGCATGAACAAGGAAGTTTTCATGCGTATTGTCGATCGTCTATCAGAAAATTATCCTTTCTTccaacaaagaagagatgctGTCGGAAGATTAGGTCTATCTCCACTAcaaaagtgtacggcagctCTTCGTATGCTTGCTTATGGCTGTGCGGCTGACGCCGTTGACGAATACCTCAGACTTGGTGAAAGCACGGCACTTTCATGTTTAACGAATTTCACAGAAGGGGTAATTGATTTATTTGGAGAAGAGTATATGCGAAGACCCACTCCagaggatcttcaacgattgctcgatattggagagattCGCGGCTTTCCGGgaatgataggaagcatcgattgtatgcattgggagtggaaaaattgcccaaccgcttggaaaggacagtACACACGTGGATCAGGAAAGCCAACCATTGTCTTGGAAGCTGTAGCTTCCCAAGATCTTTGGATTTGGCACGCTTTTTTTggtcctccaggtaccttaaacgatattaacgtcCTCGATCGatctcctgtttttgatgacattttacaaggtcgagctccaAGGGTACAATACCTCGTAAACGGACACCAATATGGTTTGCCTTACTACCTCACAGACGGCATATATCCAagatggtcaacatttatccaatctatctcaAACCCTCAAAGCCCTGAAGCACAGTTATTTGCTAAAGTTCAGGAGTCCacccgaaaagatgtggagcgtGCTTTCGGagtattgcaagctcgatttgcaaTAGTTAAAAACCCGGCTATTTTGTGGGACAAGACCCAAATAGGGATGGTTATGCgaacatgtatcatactccacaATATGATAGTGGAAAATGAACGCAATGGATACAGCGGGTGTGATATATCAGAGTTTGAAGAAGGAGAGTCGAGTAGAAGTTCAGAGGTGGATATGTCATATACTCGCAGGCCTTCAAATCTCCGAACTATGCTTGAAATACGTACTCAAGTTCGTGACCCACATACGCATGaacaattgaaatttgatttgatccaaaatatttggaacaagtTTGGTAATGATGCAAATGTTTAATTGTTGTATGTTTCTATTTTctcattcaataaataaaaattttaaattttcttttaaaaaatatttattaataattttgtaaggATTCCTTAATGGTAACACCATTGGAGTAATATTTATGAT
This genomic interval from Brassica napus cultivar Da-Ae chromosome A6, Da-Ae, whole genome shotgun sequence contains the following:
- the LOC106355460 gene encoding uncharacterized protein LOC106355460 isoform X2; amino-acid sequence: MEEELRDMKAHKAYISMVDFVAEAQQGIPKLCPCGSITKETVDEEDTYDYLPGKRYFICKDFENDGLHFRQPWVTGVTEEVERLKLRVHEHEKLLRECEALKAQVAMLVKRVTELELLH
- the LOC125610013 gene encoding glutathione S-transferase T3-like, which encodes MESSSSFVNLLTSQGSVDLDSLETPFVSTQPPQEPSVKERRKWTVKDDLVLIGAWLNTSKDSIVSNEQKGAAFWKRIVEYYNSSPLLVGLVPRELGQCKQRWARINDLVCKFAGCYDTALREQRSGQNDNDVMKAALDIFNSDHNMKFNLEHAWRELRHDVKWCSTYMEKDKDKRKATPVPEPEERPVGVKAAKAAGKRHRTGKDEELSKLEGLMELKKQISKQSLLESLLTKPEPLNEMELALKTKLLSELLS
- the LOC106355460 gene encoding putative nuclease HARBI1 isoform X1 translates to MGDEVDRRLNAALDEAVDEYLEDTYNDIVKKQKKKERKRAYVERNREEGHSRLWNDYFSENPTFPPHLFRRRFRMNKEVFMRIVDRLSENYPFFQQRRDAVGRLGLSPLQKCTAALRMLAYGCAADAVDEYLRLGESTALSCLTNFTEGVIDLFGEEYMRRPTPEDLQRLLDIGEIRGFPGMIGSIDCMHWEWKNCPTAWKGQYTRGSGKPTIVLEAVASQDLWIWHAFFGPPGTLNDINVLDRSPVFDDILQGRAPRVQYLVNGHQYGLPYYLTDGIYPRWSTFIQSISNPQSPEAQLFAKVQESTRKDVERAFGVLQARFAIVKNPAILWDKTQIGMVMRTCIILHNMIVENERNGYSGCDISEFEEGESSRSSEVDMSYTRRPSNLRTMLEIRTQVRDPHTHEQLKFDLIQNIWNKFGNDANV